A single genomic interval of Burkholderia sp. HI2500 harbors:
- a CDS encoding class II aldolase/adducin family protein — protein MSAVLASPVRTASGLELAEAPRQHFWFDPPAPRIDVAAERRHRQERLAGAFRLFARFGFAQGLAGHITARDPELPDHFWVNPLGVHFSQIKVSDLLLVNARGETAIGTRPLNKAAFAIHAAIHEAHPHIVAAAHTHSTYGKAWSTLGRLLDPLTQDACVFYEDHALFDDFTGMVVDTSEGARIADVLAKPDGTTHKGAILKNHGILSAGPTVEAAAWWYIALDNAAHTQLLAEAAGTPQPIDRATARHTHGQIGGPEGALHAFDSLFARVVAEEPDLLD, from the coding sequence ATGTCCGCCGTCCTTGCCTCGCCCGTCCGCACCGCATCGGGTCTCGAACTCGCCGAAGCGCCGCGCCAGCATTTCTGGTTCGATCCGCCGGCACCGCGCATCGACGTCGCCGCCGAGCGCCGTCACCGCCAGGAACGGCTCGCGGGCGCATTCCGCCTGTTCGCCCGCTTCGGCTTCGCGCAGGGGCTCGCCGGCCACATCACCGCACGCGACCCCGAGCTGCCCGACCACTTCTGGGTGAATCCGCTCGGCGTGCATTTCTCGCAGATCAAGGTGTCCGACCTGCTGCTCGTCAACGCACGCGGCGAAACCGCGATCGGCACGCGGCCGCTGAACAAGGCCGCGTTCGCGATCCATGCGGCGATCCACGAAGCGCATCCGCACATCGTCGCCGCCGCGCATACGCACTCGACATACGGCAAGGCGTGGTCGACGCTCGGCCGCCTGCTCGATCCGCTCACGCAGGATGCCTGCGTGTTCTACGAAGACCACGCGCTGTTCGACGACTTCACGGGGATGGTCGTCGACACGAGCGAAGGCGCGCGGATCGCGGACGTGCTCGCGAAGCCGGACGGCACCACGCACAAGGGCGCGATCCTGAAGAACCACGGGATCCTGAGCGCCGGCCCGACGGTCGAGGCCGCTGCGTGGTGGTACATCGCGCTCGACAACGCCGCGCACACGCAGTTGCTGGCCGAGGCGGCCGGCACGCCGCAGCCGATCGATCGCGCGACCGCGCGCCACACGCACGGCCAGATCGGCGGCCCCGAGGGTGCGCTGCATGCATTCGACAGCCTGTTCGCGCGCGTCGTCGCCGAAGAACCCGACCTGCTCGACTGA
- a CDS encoding ABC transporter substrate-binding protein, producing the protein MTRTTAPAPVPDDAHDDKRRKLLRAAGAVALTAPAITLGRKAWSAPPLKKLTFAWNQNAFCLTPIVVAQERGFFEKNGLKVDLINYSGSTDQLLESIATGKADAAVGMIHRWLKPLEAGFDVKIIGSSHGGCVRLVGAKAAGVTTLQALKGKTVGVSDLAAPGKHFFSILLAKNGIDPERDITWRQYPADLLGVAVDKGEIHAIADGDPNLYLLEKRSNGAYTELATNLSGEYARKVCCVIGARGDLVRNDRPSAAALARSIVQATEFTHDNPNEAAKVFAKYSPKINPEDLRKLYATLTYNHHPTNVDLQQEIAFYADDFRRISVLKKSTDPQRFAQQVYANVLG; encoded by the coding sequence ATGACCCGAACCACCGCACCCGCACCCGTGCCCGACGACGCGCACGACGACAAGCGCCGCAAGCTGCTGCGCGCCGCCGGCGCCGTCGCGCTCACCGCGCCCGCGATCACGCTGGGCCGCAAGGCCTGGTCCGCGCCGCCGCTGAAGAAGCTCACGTTCGCGTGGAACCAGAACGCGTTCTGCCTGACGCCGATCGTCGTCGCGCAGGAGCGCGGCTTCTTCGAGAAGAACGGCCTGAAGGTCGATCTGATCAACTACAGCGGCTCGACCGATCAGTTGCTCGAATCGATCGCGACCGGCAAGGCCGATGCGGCGGTCGGGATGATTCACCGCTGGCTGAAGCCGCTCGAAGCCGGTTTCGACGTGAAGATCATCGGCAGCTCGCACGGCGGCTGCGTGCGGCTCGTCGGCGCGAAGGCGGCCGGCGTGACGACGCTGCAGGCGCTGAAGGGCAAGACGGTCGGCGTCAGCGACCTGGCTGCGCCCGGCAAGCATTTCTTCTCGATCCTGCTCGCGAAGAACGGGATCGATCCCGAACGCGACATCACGTGGCGGCAGTATCCGGCCGACCTGCTCGGCGTGGCGGTCGACAAGGGCGAGATCCACGCGATCGCCGACGGCGACCCGAATCTCTATCTGCTCGAGAAGCGCAGCAACGGCGCATACACCGAGCTGGCGACGAATCTGTCCGGCGAATACGCGCGCAAGGTGTGCTGCGTGATCGGCGCGCGCGGTGACCTCGTGCGCAACGACCGTCCGTCGGCCGCCGCGCTCGCGCGCTCGATCGTGCAGGCCACCGAATTCACGCACGACAACCCGAACGAAGCCGCGAAGGTGTTCGCGAAGTATTCGCCGAAGATCAACCCCGAGGACTTGCGCAAGCTCTACGCGACGCTCACCTACAATCACCACCCGACCAACGTCGACCTGCAGCAGGAAATCGCGTTCTACGCGGACGACTTCCGCCGCATCAGCGTGCTGAAGAAGAGCACCGACCCGCAGCGCTTCGCGCAGCAGGTCTATGCGAACGTGCTGGGGTGA